The following coding sequences lie in one Gorilla gorilla gorilla isolate KB3781 chromosome 5, NHGRI_mGorGor1-v2.1_pri, whole genome shotgun sequence genomic window:
- the SOX4 gene encoding transcription factor SOX-4, translating into MVQQTNNAENTEALLAGESSDSGAGLELGIASSPTPGSTASTGGKADDPSWCKTPSGHIKRPMNAFMVWSQIERRKIMEQSPDMHNAEISKRLGKRWKLLKDSDKIPFIREAERLRLKHMADYPDYKYRPRKKVKSGNANSSSSASASSKPGEKGDKVGGSGGGGHGGGGGSSNAGGGGGGASGGGANSKPAQKKSCGSKVAGGAGGGVSKPHAKLILAGGGGGKAAAAAAASFAAEQAGAAALLPLGAAADHHSLYKARTPSASASASSAASASAALAAPGKHLAEKKVKRVYLFGGLGTSSSPVGGVGAGADPSDPLGLYEEEGAGCSPDAPSLSGRSSAASSPAAGRSPADHRGYASLRAASPAPSSAPSHASSSASSHSSSSSSSGSSSSDDEFEDDLLDLNPSSNFESMSLGSFSSSSALDRDLDFNFEPGSGSHFEFPDYCTPEVSEMISGDWLESSISNLVFTY; encoded by the coding sequence atggtgcagcaaaccaacaatGCCGAGAACACGGAAGCGCTGCTGGCCGGCGAGAGCTCGGACTCGGGCGCCGGCCTCGAGCTGGGAATCGCCTCCTCCCCCACGCCCGGCTCCACCGCCTCCACGGGCGGCAAGGCCGACGACCCGAGCTGGTGCAAGACCCCGAGTGGGCACATCAAGCGACCCATGAACGCCTTCATGGTGTGGTCGCAGATCGAGCGGCGCAAGATCATGGAGCAGTCGCCCGACATGCACAACGCCGAGATCTCCAAGCGGCTGGGCAAACGCTGGAAGCTGCTCAAAGACAGCGACAAGATCCCTTTCATTCGAGAGGCGGAGCGGCTGCGCCTCAAGCACATGGCTGACTACCCCGACTACAAGTACCGGCCCAGGAAGAAGGTGAAGTCCGGCAACGCCAACTCCAGCTCCTCGGCCTCCGCCTCCTCCAAGCCGGGGGAGAAGGGAGACAAGGTCGGTGGCAGCGGCGGGGGCGGTCATGGGGGCGGCGGCGGGAGCAGCAACGCGGGGGGAGGAGGCGGCGGTGCGAGTGGCGGCGGCGCCAACTCCAAACCGGCGCAGAAAAAGAGCTGCGGCTCCAAAGTGGCGGGCGGCGCGGGCGGCGGGGTCAGCAAACCGCACGCCAAGCTCATCCTggcaggcggcggcggcgggaaaGCAGCggctgccgccgccgcctccttCGCCGCCGAACAGGCGGGGGCCGCCGCCCTGCTGCCCCTGGGCGCCGCCGCCGACCACCACTCGCTGTACAAGGCGCGGACTCCCAGCGCCTCGGCCTCCGCCTCCTCGGCAGCCTCGGCCTCCGCAGCGCTCGCGGCCCCGGGCAAGCACCTGGCGGAGAAGAAGGTGAAGCGCGTCTACCTGTTCGGCGGCCTGGGCACGTCGTCGTCGCCCGTGGGCGGCGTGGGCGCGGGAGCCGACCCCAGCGACCCCCTGGGCCTGTACGAGGAGGAGGGCGCGGGCTGCTCGCCCGACGCGCCGAGCCTGAGCGGCCGCAGCAGCGCCGCCTCGTCCCCCGCCGCCGGCCGCTCGCCCGCCGACCACCGCGGCTACGCCAGCCTGCGCGCCGCCTCGCCCGCCCCGTCCAGCGCGCCCTCGCACGCGTCCTCCTCGGCCTCGTCccactcctcctcttcctcctcctcgggCTCCTCGTCCTCCGACGACGAGTTCGAAGACGACCTGCTCGACCTGAACCCCAGCTCAAACTTTGAGAGCATGTCCCTGGGCAGCTTCAGTTCGTCGTCGGCGCTCGACCGGGACCTGGATTTTAACTTCGAGCCCGGCTCCGGCTCGCACTTCGAGTTCCCGGACTACTGCACGCCCGAGGTGAGCGAGATGATCTCGGGAGACTGGCTCGAGTCCAGCATCTCCAACCTGGTTTTCACCTACTGA